Proteins encoded by one window of Salvia splendens isolate huo1 chromosome 14, SspV2, whole genome shotgun sequence:
- the LOC121765743 gene encoding homeobox-leucine zipper protein HOX5-like isoform X1 codes for MGGRDLSVGGGAPLDLSEKMKYCGHARPLDSVFESAPSNSFLGPGAMVSFGAVGRDTGSGNSFYKSFEMQENRDEYLDDYFSQPEKKRRLSVDQVQFLERSFEVENKLEPERKLQLANELGLQPRQIAVWFQNRRARCKTKHLETEYEALHSSYKSLKMDYDYLLKENEKLKAEVLHLTHDAIAQDVEHVSSGESECKELSEAMPTPAKEEHKVFKNDEQSSTKSDETNEESPRLRHHSLFVESGESSHDFDHSKSVLSLHEEDCLNEELLQRAYVFPKTKDAYCHPHATSCGYGFSVEDHAFNFWSY; via the exons ATGGGCGGCCGTGATTTATCTGTCGGCGGCGGCGCTCCTCTCGATCTGTCTGAGAAGATGAAATATTGCGGCCATGCTCGGCCTCTGGATTCTGTGTTTGAGTCTGCTCCTTCCAATTCGTTTCTTG GGCCGGGAGCGATGGTGAGTTTTGGAGCTGTTGGCAGGGATACCGGATCAGGAAACTCGTTCTATAAGTCTTTTGAGATGCAGGAGAACAGGGACGAATACTTGGATGACTATTTTAGCCAACCGGAGAAGAAGAGGCGGCTCTCAGTGGATCAAGTCCAGTTTCTCGAGAGAAGTTTTGAGGTTGAGAACAAACTCGAGCCAGAGAGGAAACTTCAACTGGCGAACGAGCTTGGTCTGCAGCCTCGTCAGATTGCAGTGTGGTTCCAGAACCGCAGGGCTCGTTGCAAGACAAAACATCTCGAAACAGAATACGAGGCATTGCATTCAAGCTACAAGAGCTTGAAAATGGACTATGATTACCTCCTTAAAGAAAATGAGAAGCTAAAAGCTGAG GTGCTTCACCTCACACACGATGCGATCGCTCAAGATGTGGAGCATGTAAGCTCAGGAGAATCGGAATGTAAGGAACTATCAGAAGCAATGCCAACTCCTGCCAAAGAGGAGCATAAAGTTTTCAAGAATGACGAGCAAAGCTCAACGAAAAGCGATGAGACCAATGAAGAGAGTCCCCGGTTGAGACATCATTCTCTGTTTGTCGAATCAGGTGAGTCTTCTCATGACTTTGATCACAGTAAGTCTGTTTTATCACTTCACGAAGAAGATTGCTTGAACGAGGAATTGCTACAGCGTGCTTATGTCTTTCCTAAGACCAAAGATGCCTATTGTCACCCTCACGCGACTTCCTGTGGCTATGGATTTTCTGTCGAAGATCACGCCTTCAATTTCTGGTCGTATTAA
- the LOC121765743 gene encoding homeobox-leucine zipper protein HOX16-like isoform X2: MGGRDLSVGGGAPLDLSEKMKYCGHARPLDSVFESAPSNSFLGPGAMVSFGAVGRDTGSGNSFYKSFEMQENRDEYLDDYFSQPEKKRRLSVDQVQFLERSFEVENKLEPERKLQLANELGLQPRQIAVWFQNRRARCKTKHLETEYEALHSSYKSLKMDYDYLLKENEKLKAEVLHLTHDAIAQDVEHVSSGESECKELSEAMPTPAKEEHKVFKNDEQSSTKSDETNEESPRLRHHSLFVESACLCLS, from the exons ATGGGCGGCCGTGATTTATCTGTCGGCGGCGGCGCTCCTCTCGATCTGTCTGAGAAGATGAAATATTGCGGCCATGCTCGGCCTCTGGATTCTGTGTTTGAGTCTGCTCCTTCCAATTCGTTTCTTG GGCCGGGAGCGATGGTGAGTTTTGGAGCTGTTGGCAGGGATACCGGATCAGGAAACTCGTTCTATAAGTCTTTTGAGATGCAGGAGAACAGGGACGAATACTTGGATGACTATTTTAGCCAACCGGAGAAGAAGAGGCGGCTCTCAGTGGATCAAGTCCAGTTTCTCGAGAGAAGTTTTGAGGTTGAGAACAAACTCGAGCCAGAGAGGAAACTTCAACTGGCGAACGAGCTTGGTCTGCAGCCTCGTCAGATTGCAGTGTGGTTCCAGAACCGCAGGGCTCGTTGCAAGACAAAACATCTCGAAACAGAATACGAGGCATTGCATTCAAGCTACAAGAGCTTGAAAATGGACTATGATTACCTCCTTAAAGAAAATGAGAAGCTAAAAGCTGAG GTGCTTCACCTCACACACGATGCGATCGCTCAAGATGTGGAGCATGTAAGCTCAGGAGAATCGGAATGTAAGGAACTATCAGAAGCAATGCCAACTCCTGCCAAAGAGGAGCATAAAGTTTTCAAGAATGACGAGCAAAGCTCAACGAAAAGCGATGAGACCAATGAAGAGAGTCCCCGGTTGAGACATCATTCTCTGTTTGTCGAATCAG CGTGCTTATGTCTTTCCTAA
- the LOC121765846 gene encoding hypersensitive-induced reaction 1 protein — translation MGNYLCCCIQVDQSTVAIKERFGKFDEVLEPGCHCLPWFLGSQMAGHLSLRLQQLDVKCETKTKDNVFVNVVASVQYRAIADKANDAFYKLTNTRSQIQAYVFDVIRASVPKLNLDDAFEQKNEIAKAVEDELEKAMSAYGYEIVQTLIVDIEPDEHVKRAMNEINAAARLRVAANEKAEAEKILQIKRAEGEAEAKYLSGLGIARQRQAIVDGLRDSVLGFSVNVPGTTAKDVMDMVLVTQYFDTMKEIGATSKSSAVFIPHGPGAVRDVASQIRDGLLQASQHPS, via the exons ATGGGGAATTATTTGTGCTGCTGTATTCAAGTTGACCAGTCGACCGTTGCGATCAAGGAGAGATTTGGGAAATTTGATGAAGTTCTTGAGCCAGGCTGCCACTGTTTGCCTTGGTTTCTTGGAAGCCAGATGGCTGGCCATCTCTCTCTTCGTCTCCAGCAGTTAGATGTCAAGTGTGAAACCAAGACCAAG GACAATGTGTTTGTGAATGTGGTGGCCTCGGTGCAGTACCGCGCCATTGCTGACAAGGCCAACGATGCGTTTTACAAGCTCACCAACACGAGGAGTCAGATTCAGGCCTATGTCTTTGATG TGATCAGAGCCAGTGTTCCAAAACTCAACCTTGATGATGCTTTTGAGCAGAAGAACGAAATTGCTAAGGCTGTTGAAGATGAACTTGAGAAG GCTATGTCGGCCTATGGTTATGAGATCGTGCAGACGCTGATTGTTGATATAGAGCCGGACGAGCATGTTAAGAGAGCCATGAATGAGATCAATGCAG CTGCTAGGTTGAGGGTGGCTGCTAACGAGAAAGCGGAAGCTGAAAAGATTTTGCAGATCAAGAGAGCCGAAGGTGAAGCAGAGGCCAAGTACCTCTCGGGTCTGGGTATTGCTCGTCAGCGCCAGGCAATTGTGGATGGCTTGAGGGACAGCGTGCTGGGATTTTCCGTGAACGTGCCTGGGACCACTGCCAAGGATGTCATGGACATGGTTCTCGTCACCCAGTACTTTGACACGATGAAGGAGATAGGCGCCACCTCCAAGTCTTCCGCAGTCTTCATCCCACACGGACCAGGCGCTGTTCGTGATGTGGCCTCCCAGATTCGTGACGGACTTCTTCAGGCTTCCCAGCATCCGTCTTAA
- the LOC121764410 gene encoding probable polygalacturonase At3g15720, whose product MVVARTKASTPFFNVVDYGAIGNGQADDTQAFAKAWEATCASLSSPTMKVPSGKTFLIQPLRFMGPCNSSSITVKIDGNLVAPTSPYSWRCDGNVCHQLLYFHQVDGLTLKGQGIIDGQGQQWWQNTNLYRPTIMEISNSNNVTIDGGLTFKDSPSKHVVLNYIESLSVSGLIIEAPGDSPNTDGMLLQYCTNVHITCCNIGTGDDCIAIINGTSNARIDNIVCGPGHGISIGSLGNNGAEAIVEDITVSKVLFRNTTNGARIKTWQGGRGHVRNIHYEKLWFHDTMYPIIIDQFYGGNQYTTSNSAVEISNVSYNGIVGISSGDDAVVLNCSKAVPCKDIVVENLHVVTDGGKPAAYGCENVFGRALGHLVPKLSCLL is encoded by the exons ATGGTTGTTGCCCGGACCAAAG CGTCGACACCGTTCTTCAATGTTGTTGATTATGGAGCAATCGGCAATGGACAAGCTGATGATACACAG GCCTTTGCAAAAGCATGGGAAGCAACATGCGCGTCATTGTCGTCTCCGACCATGAAAGTTCCTTCAGGGAAGACATTCTTGATCCAACCGCTGCGCTTCATGGGCCCGTGTAATTCGAGCTCTATCACCGTTAAG ATAGATGGGAATCTCGTGGCGCCTACTAGTCCTTACTCGTGGAGATGTGATGGCAATGTGTGTCACCAGTTGCTCTACTTTCACCAAGTCGACGGCCTAACGCTAAAAGGCCAAGGCATCATCGACGGACAAGGCCAACAATGGTGGCAGAATACA aACCTGTACAGACCAACG ATTATGGAGATCTCGAACTCAAATAATGTCACCATAGATGGTGGTCTGACTTTTAAGGACAGCCCTTCGAAGCATGTCGTCCTCAACTATATAGAGTCGCTTTCCGTCTCTGGCCTCATCATAGAAGCTCCCGGAGACAGTCCCAACACTGATGGAATGCTTCTTCAATACTGTACAAATGTTCATATAACATGTTGCAATATTGGGACAG GAGACGATTGCATTGCAATAATTAATGGGACCTCGAATGCAAGGATTGACAACATCGTTTGTGGACCAGGACACGGGATAAG CATCGGAAGCTTAGGCAACAATGGAGCAGAAGCAATAGTCGAAGATATTACAGTGAGCAAGGTCCTTTTCAGAAACACGACCAACGGTGCAAGGATCAAGACATGGCAGGGCGGAAGAGGGCATGTTAGAAACATACATTACGAGAAATTATGGTTCCACGACACGATGTATCCAATCATCATAGACCAATTCTACGGAGGCAACCAATACACAACTAGC AATTCCGCGGTGGAGATTAGCAACGTGAGCTACAATGGGATAGTGGGAATTTCAAGCGGAGACGATGCGGTGGTGTTGAATTGCAGCAAGGCAGTGCCTTGCAAGGATATCGTGGTCGAGAACTTGCACGTTGTCACAGACGGGGGCAAGCCGGCCGCCTATGGCTGCGAGAACGTCTTCGGAAGAGCTCTAGGCCATCTCGTTCCTAAACTTTCATGTTTATTGTAG
- the LOC121765095 gene encoding isochorismate synthase, chloroplastic-like — MFDRGMYAGPVGWFGGAESEFAVGIRSALVGKDSGAILYAGTGIVEGSDSSLEWKELELKTSQFTKLMKHEAPLVPMREIVEL, encoded by the exons ATGTTTGATCGTGGAATGTATGCTGGCCCTGTTGGATGGTTTGGTGGTGCAGAGAGTGAGTTTGCTGTGGGAATAAGGTCAGCACTGGTTGGAAAG GATTCTGGCGCGATACTCTATGCTGGAACCGGGATCGTAGAAGGAAGCGATTCTTCCCTAGAATGGAAAGAACTGGAGCTGAAGACTTCACAG TTCACCAAACTGATGAAACACGAGGCACCTCTAGTGCCAATGAGGGAGATAGTCGAACTCTAA
- the LOC121764409 gene encoding probable polygalacturonase At3g15720 — translation MDSKSETEVEDVCGDDASNSDTTGVSISSIALLGEKHGVEEDRAVSPADYQVSASKEIYWSCSSDVNSILSTAPLSAATLLSDVDRDFKCLLQGHTQDEWDICLAFARAWEETCASLSPPAMIVPSGRSFLIQPLRFTGPCESNPLTILIDGNLVAPIDPSTWKCDANDCYQWLYFHKVEGLTLLGQGIIDGRGQQWWLNKGQTRPSLMKISNSANVRVGGGLRFVNSPLMHLILHGLHSVYVSDITVQSPEDSPNTDGIHIQASTNVHIDSCIIGTGDDCIAILNGSSNVRITNIKCGPGHGISIGSLGKNGQEDRVEDIRVSDVVFLGATNGARIKTWQGGRGYARDIHFERFWFQDTINPIIIDQFYCNQLSQCKTSNSAVEISNVSFKMMVGSSGRENVVVLKCSEAVPCRGILVEDMHIVATGNTPATYDCANVIGRAQGHLVPEIVF, via the exons ATGGACTCTAAATCCGAGACAGAAGTGGAAGATGTATGTGGCGATGATGCTTCCAATTCGGATACTACTGGTGTATCGATTTCGTCTATTGCCTTGCTGGGTGAAAAGCATGGAGTTGAGGAGGATAGAGCTGTAAGTCCGGCAGACTACCAGGTTTCAGCTTCTAAAGAAATATATTGGTCGTGCAGCTCCGATGTGAATAGCATCCTCTCAACAGCGCCTCTGTCTGCTGCTACATTATTGTCAGATGTCGACAGGGATTTCAAGTGTTTGCTGCAGGGACATACACAGGACGAGTGGGACATCTGCTTG GCGTTTGCAAGAGCATGGGAAGAGACATGCGCATCATTGTCGCCTCCGGCCATGATAGTTCCCTCAGGGAGATCATTCTTGATCCAGCCGTTGCGCTTCACGGGCCCTTGTGAATCGAATCCTCTCACCATCTTG ATAGATGGGAATCTAGTGGCGCCTATTGATCCTTCAACCTGGAAATGTGATGCCAATGACTGTTACCAATGGCTCTACTTCCACAAAGTCGAGGGCTTAACACTGCTTGGCCAAGGCATCATCGATGGCCGTGGCCAACAATGGTGGCTGAACAAA GGCCAAACCAGACCAAGC CTTATGAAGATCTCAAACTCAGCTAATGTCAGAGTAGGTGGCGGTCTGAGATTTGTGAACAGCCCTTTGATGCACCTCATCCTCCACGGATTACACTCGGTTTACGTCTCTGACATCACGGTACAATCTCCGGAGGACAGTCCCAACACTGATGGAATTCATATTCAAGCCTCTACAAATGTTCATATTGATAGTTGCATAATTGGGACAG GGGACGATTGCATTGCAATACTTAATGGGTCGTCGAATGTAAGGATTACAAACATCAAATGTGGACCAGGGCATGGAATAAG CATCGGAAGCTTAGGTAAGAATGGACAAGAAGACAGAGTCGAAGATATTAGAGTGAGCGATGTTGTTTTCCTAGGTGCCACCAACGGTGCAAGGATTAAGACATGGCAAGGAGGAAGAGGGTATGCTAGAGACATACATTTCGAGAGATTTTGGTTCCAAGACACGATCAATCCGATCATCATTGACCAATTCTACTGCAATCAATTGAGTCAATGCAAAACCAGT AATTCAGCGGTGGAGATCAGCAACGTGAGCTTCAAAATGATGGTGGGAAGTTCGGGGAGAGAGAATGTGGTGGTGTTGAAATGCAGCGAGGCCGTGCCGTGTCGGGGTATCTTGGTGGAAGACATGCACATTGTCGCGACGGGGAACACGCCGGCAACCTATGACTGTGCCAACGTCATCGGAAGAGCTCAAGGCCATCTCGTTCCTGAAATTGTATTTTGA